TGCTAAAAGAGTATATCACAGAAATTTTTTTGCAAGATGTTACATATATTAATGAATTACCGGTCATAACAACACCAGATTGTGGCTTTGTTGACTGGCGACAAGTTTTGCGCTGCTTACCAGCCAATGTAGATATTGTTCTTTCGTTTCCAACTACTTCTCTTGCTGAGATTAAAAAAGTGAGAGACCTAGTGCTGGAGCATAACGCTATTCCTTCAGTGGAAGCGAGCTAGAAAAATTAGTTTTCATTTTATTGTTAAAAATATAATCATCTATATAAACCATGCTTAAAAGGAGTTGATCTTCTTTTGAGCATGGTTTTTTTAAGGGCGTCGACTTTATAATCATGTTTCATTGATATGACAAGCGCCAAATAAAAATGACTGGCAGATTAAAAAAAGAAGTGCAAAACCACTTTTGTGATTTTGCACTTCTTTTATGGAGACGGCGGGAGTCGAACCCGCGTCCAAACACATCGCCACCCAAAAGACTACGCTCATAGTCCGCTCTTTTGAAATTCGCTTAGTAAAACGCCGAGAGACAGGCTTTTTACGTTGCTAGTCTGATAATCTCTGCTAAGTTTTACAGACGGAAAAACTTAGTGTATCCCACTAAATTTGAGACCCTTACCCGAGCACATGGGCGATGCCGGGAGGATCTACGCTAACTGTTTTTAGGCAGCTAAAGCGTAAGAGTTTTCGTTTTTAGCAGTTATATTTAACTGTAACGTTTTAACGTAGCCGTAACCTACGAAGCGCCATTCGAGCTCGAACTATGCCTGTCGAATCCGTAACGTCCCCCAAAATAAAGGGCATTACAGCAAAGATAATTATAACATGAAAGCCAGACTGTGAAAAGTCTGGCAACCTTTTTTACTAAATTAATTCAAAATGTTTTAAGGCGTGGACAATGCCGCCTTCGGTATTTTTTTTCGTAATAAAATCAGCTTTTTCTTTTAATACGTCAACTGCATTACCCATGGCAATTTTAATATCACAAGCCTCAAAAAGAGCTAAGTCATTGGGGCCATCACCAAAAGCGTAAGAAGGAACGTCAGTTAATTGTAGTTTTTCTTGCAGAATTTTTACAGCGTTACCTTTTGAAACAGTTTTTTTAACAGTATCAAGAGAAAAAGGGGTATTGCGATAAAAATTCAGTTGTGGAAATTGGCTCGTGTAATAGGTGTCATTGTCTTGGCCTAAGACAAGGAGCATGTTAACAGGTTTGATTAAATAACCTTCTGGATCAATAGGCGGAACAGGGGTGTGGATAAAGTCATAGGCACCTAGTAAAAATTCATTGTGCGCATTACACCAGATTTCCTTTTCATTGTAAAAAGAAATAACATCGTTGTTTTCTTTAACGGCATCGTAAACTTCTTTAATTAGTTCTTTATCATATACATCTGAAAAAATTATATCACCAGCGACGCGAATAAAGGCGCCATTCATAATAATATCACTATCGATATTGGCTTCTTTCATAATCGCTGCAACTTCAACTTCAGTTCGTCCGGTTGCGATTACCGGTAAGATGTTGTTTTCTTTTAATTGTGTCATGGCTTCTTTAATTTCAGGACGGACTTGCGATTTATCATCTAGTAAAGTACCGTCTAAATCAAAAAAAGCAGTGGCTTTATAAGTCATTTGCATTTCTCCTTTTTTTGCGAGTTGAATAAAGCTGAGGTAGATAACAAGGCATAGGTCATATGTTTTAGTCAAACTACCAAAAAATAAATTAATCTTCCTTATCACTTTAGCAAAATAATCACAGGCTTACTAGTAATTTTACTGGAAAAGTAAGCGAAATAGAAAATTGGAGTAGTTTTTAGAAAGTCCATTTATAAATGGATTTGATAGTGCCATTTAACAGTTATTGGCGCATATAAAAGGCAACAGTCAAATGTAAAGTGTGTTCTTTGTATTTTTCTTAGCAAAGGGTGAAAAAATCGGCAAGCTTGCTTGAAGAAAATGTGAAGTTGTTGGTCTTGCTTATAAATTTCAGTTATACTATGGGCAAGGAGTGAAGCAGTTGTGATTTTTTTATACGTTGGCGTCATTATGCTGGTTATTGGCTTTTGTTTCTTTTTATTTCCAGCGAAAAAGCCAAATCCAATTTATGGCTATCCCTCAATTTTAGCAAAGAAAAATGTTGGAAATTGGCGGTATGCTCAGAAAATAAATGGGCTTTTTTTATTAGGGATTGGCTTGTTTTGTACATTGATTGGATATTTACTAAAAGAAACGGGGAATACCAATTATTTTATTGCGGAAATGCTTTTAATTCCATTACCGATTATTGGTGTTTTTGCTGGAACAGAGGAACTGTTACAGCGTTTTGATCGTCGCCATACAGCAAAAGAGAAGGAAAGGTAGGGGACAAAAATGAATATTTTAATGATTGAAGACAATGAAGCTGTTTCAGAAATGATGCAGATGTTTTTTCTAAATGAAGGTTGGGAAGCAACTTTTAAATACGATGGGCAAGAAGGCTTAGACGCTTTTTTGGCGCAACCTGGACACTGGGACATGATTACCTTGGATTTAAATTTACCCGGTTTAGATGGAATGGCAGTGGCGCGGGAAATTCGTAAAATTTCCAAGACTGTACCGATTATCATGTTGACGGCTAGAGACTCAGAAAGTGATCAAGTGATTGGCTTAGAGATGGGGGCAGATGATTATGTGACCAAACCCTTTAGTCCATTGACTCTGATTGCGCGTATGAAGGCTTTACATCGCCGTAGTGAGTTGGCGGAAAAAGTAGCTACAGAAAAAGATGATGATGAGACTTTTGATATTGTCACAAAACACTTCAAAATGAACACGAAAACCAGAGAAGCTTATTTAGATGATACGCTGATTGACGGATTGACACCAAAAGAGTTTGACTTACTTTATACTTTAGCGAAAAAACCGCGTCAAGTTTTTTCACGGGAACAGTTACTGGAATTAGTTTGGGATTACCAATACTTTGGGGATGAGCGCACAGTAGACGCTCATATTAAAAAATTGCGTCAAAAAATTGAAAAAGTAGGACCACAAGTGATTCAAACGGTCTGGGGTGTTGGCTATAAATTTGATGATTCTGGGGTGGCATAATGCGCTACCTTTATCAGCAGTTAATGGCTTTTTGGGTCGTAATTGCCGTAATTTTATTAATTGTTGGTATTTCTTTTACCCAATTGACCAAACAGACCATGGAAGATAATAATTATCGGCAATTATTCGGTTACGCGGAATCGGTGGCTAAAACTGCGCAAAACTATGCGGAGTTGCCCAATGCTGGGGCTACAACGCCAGATGAAAGTCTTCATAATTCTTTGATGTTTACAGAACTTGCGTTAAATCAACAAGACGTTAATTTTGTTTTTGTGGATAAAAGTGGCAAGTCTACCTACCCCACGAATGCTAACGTTCATTTTTCGATTACCAAAACGCAGTGGACGGCGTTAAAAGCTGGCGAGCGACAGAAAAAAACTTCAGATACCAATGTATTTGGTGAACATGAAGTTACCTCCTATGCTATGGTTCCTTTTAATTTAGAAGGGGAATTTTACGGTGCGCTAATTGTGACGCAGCCGGCAAAAAACATTTCAGATAGCGTGAACGCAGTTACCTTGAACTTGTTTAAGGGTTTTATTATTTCAAGTGTGATTGCATTAATCATCAGCTATTTTTACGCTAGTATGCAGGTACGGCGGATTAATCGCATGAAAAAGGCGACTAAAGAAATTGCCAGTGGAAATTTTGATGTACAGCTGCCCGTTCACGATAAAGATGAATTTGATGAACTAGCAGATGATTTTAATAAAATGACGGTTTCTTTAAAGGAATCACAAGAAGAAATCGAACGGCAAGAAGAGCGGCGTAAACAGTTTATGGCAGATGCTTCTCACGAAATGCGTACTCCGTTAACTACTATTAATGGTTTACTAGAGGGGCTAGAGTACAACGCCATTCCTGAAAATCAAAAGGGAAATGCAGTCCGTTTGATGAAAAATGAAACAGAACGCTTAATACGTCTCGTCAATGAAAATTTGGACTATGAAAAAATCCGGACCAATCAAATCTCAATTGTAGTCAAAAAATTTGATGGTACCGAAGCTTTAAAAAATATTTTAACCCAATTAGAGGCTAAAGCTGAAGCGGCAGGAGATAAACTGCACTTTGAGGTTAAAGAACCCATCGAAGTGTATGCTGATTATGATCGTTTCGTTCAAGTGGTGGTTAACATCATTCAAAATGCCATTCAGTTCACGCAAGATGGCGATATTTATGTGAATTTGAAAAAAGGCTACTTAGAAACGATCGTAGAGATTCAAGATACTGGCATCGGCATGACCGAAGAACAACAACGTAACATTTGGGATCGTTATTACAAAGCAGATCCTTCTCGAAAAAATCGTAAATTTGGTGAATCGGGTTTAGGTTTACCAATTGTCCAACAGCTGGTGCGTCTTCATAAAGGGACCATCAAAGTTGAAAGTAAATTAAATGAGGGAACGAAATTTACCATTACTTTCCCAGATGTTGAAATTGTTGACGATACGAAAGAAAAATAAAATAGGAGTAAATCCCCCTTGAAGCTTTTGCGGGATTTACTCCTATTTTTATAACTATAATTATAACGACTCGAAACGTATAAAATTTTTATAGCAACAAATTTCTTTGCGTTAAATTATCTAGCTTATCCTTTACAAATTAGCTTTTATTGATCATAAGCCGAAAATTCAAAAATTTAAGTAGCAATTATAATTTCCTTACCTTATGACTAAAAGCTGCGGATATTATTAAAGCCTTATTTAATTTAAAACAAGTAGAACTGTAACTTACAGTTCTACTTGTTTTAAATTATCGACTAATGCCTCATCGGTCGTAAGAAGATAGATTACCAAGTCATCTTTTTCAATCAAATCGCGAAAAAGGTTGAAGAGTTGTTGACGTTGCGGGATATTTAAGGCGGTGGTGATATCTTCAAAACAGATAAATTTATTATTTGCTAATAAAGCACGAAAAAGCTGTAACTGAATGATTTCTACCATAGTTAAGCTTGCGACTTCTTTGTTTAAAAGTCCAGCGGTGATTTGAAGTTCTTTGGCTAAGGGCAGCTCGGTAATTTTTTGTTTATAAAACTTATTGGGAAAGCCCATTAATAGATTTTCAGTTATCGAAAGGTAAGGAATAAAATCAGGAGTTAAGCTGATTTTGCCAACATCTGCTGTGAGACGTTGTAATTCTCGCTGAAAATTTTGCTGGGCTTCTGATAACGTCCTACCATAAAAAACTTTAAAATTTTGTTGGCTAATTTTTTCCATAAAAACACTTCCTTTACTTTACATGAATAGCCTTTGCGCAAACTAAATAAGAATTATTGACTTCAATAGCTTCTTAATGATGGAATCATGACGAATCAATTTATGCTCTTTTTTAATAAGCGTATTTTGGTTAATAAAGCCCCAAGGGGTAACCCAATACCAAAGTTAATTAGCAATAAAAGTAACGTTTGCCAAGCTGTTTTAGTAAAAATCTGTAGCCAATCACGATTGCTAATGAAAACTGTCTGAATTAAAAGCGGGTAGTCCTTTGGTAAGCGGACTCCAAATTTTATATTATTATTTAGATTTGCTAAATCATTGGATCGAATGATTTGTGCAGTATGGGTATGAATCAATTCGCAAAGGCGTTGTACTAGTGGCTGGAAAATCAAAACAAGGCAAATTAGACAGCCAACAATGAAAAGCGCGGGTAAAACAAACTCGTAAGCAATTTGCAATGCAACTCGTAAATGAGAGCGACCTGAAGTAAAAAAAGTCTGTAGTTCTCGTTTGCGGCGAGTAAAAGCATGACCAGAAAACAAGAAGGTAAACAGCGTTAGCAAACTGACTGTTCCTAACACCACCAACCAGTAAATATTTTTCATTTGTGTAAAGAAAAATTGGAGTGAGGCGCTCCATTGTTTATTTTCATTAATTGGGTTGTTGGCAAGTAAATCTTGGAGACCATAGTAAATGGCCTGAGCTGAATTGACTAAACACAGTGCAAAAAATAGTGCGACAGTCAAAAGAACTAGTACGATAAAATAAGGAAGATAGATTTTTTTATGGTAACGTAAACTGGCAACTGCATAATGAACTGTCCGCATCTTTTTCACCTCATAAAAAATTATACGAGGTGAGTTTGAATAAAGTATGAAGTTGTTTTTGCAAAAAAAAGAAGTTCCGGTTAAAAACCGAAACTTCTTTTTATAAATTATTTATGACCTTCTGCTTCGTATTGTTTGTAGGTCTTAGTTTGGTATAAATCTTGAGTTGATTTATTCCCGTGTTCGGAATAGACACTAGTTGATTTATTCCCTAATTTGCTTTCTTGTTTGCCTAATTGATCCAAAGCATTTTTATAGTTGAATTTTTCAGGATCTAATTCTTTTAAGTTACTACCGGTATAAAAACGTAGCAGATCACCATTATTGATCTGATCAGAAGTTGCTAATTGTTTCCCAACTTCATCTTTCCATTTTGTAACTTGTGTTTTCAACTGTTCATCTGGAGCAGTAATCGCTTGAGCAGTTGCGTTATCGTATAGCGTTCCACCGTAATAAGTGTATTTGTCAGTAACAAAATCACCATCTCGGAAAGCTACAAGTTGTTCGTGTTGTTTTGAAAGTAAGTCTTGACCTAGTTGAATGTAATCTTTGGTATCCACACCCAATAAGTGTAACAAGGTTGGTAAGGCATCAACTTGACCACCATAAGTATGGTTAATACCACCTTTTGATTGACCAGGGATATGAATCATATAAGGAACCCGTTGCATTTGAGCATCGTCGTAACCTGTCCATGTTTCTTTATCTTTACCTAATAGTTCAGCTAAGTTTTTATTCCGTGAAGTTGAAATACCATAGTGATCACCGTATAAAACAATTACAGAGTTATCATATAAGCCACTAGCTTTCAAGTAATGGAAGAATTCTTCCACTGCGCGATCCAAGTAGTTAGCTGTAGCGAAGTAGCCGTTAATTGTTTCATCGTTTGTATCCGCCATTGGGAAACCTGCTTCATCATTTGTAAATTGTGAGTAAGGGAAGTGGTTTGAAACGGCAATAAATTTTGAATAAAACGGTTGTTGCAATTGTTCCAAGTATTTAACAGATTGTTCAAAGAATGGCTTATCATGTAAACCGTATTGGAATGAGTTACTGTCATTTACATCGTAGTAAGAAGCATCAAAGAAGTTTTGATAGCCCCAACGTTTATACGTTTCATTTCGATTCCAGAAAGTTCCGGCATTACCATGAAAGACGGCACTGGAGTATCCAAGTGTTTGATTTAGAATGTTTGGCGCAGATTGGAAAGTATTTTTTCCACCTAATTGGGTCATCAAAGCACCTTGATTTAAACCAAATAATGAGTTGTCCATTAATGTTTCAGCGTCCGAAGTTTTTCCGGCCTTCACTTGATGGAAGAAATTATCAAAGCTAAAAGTACTCTTGCTATGATATAAACTGTTGATAAATGGCATTACTTCATGTTCTTTACCTTCAGCATCTTTTAATTTGTAGTCAATTAAAAATTGTTGCGTACTTTCTAAATGAATGTAAATAACGTTTTTGCCTTTGGCCATCCCAAAGTATTCACTATTTGGTGCTGCATAATGACTTTTGACATAGCTTTGGGCTTCTTTCATGTCATTGGCACTTGCTTGGGCCCGAACTTGAGAAGCTTGATAGGTTTGAACACCGTCATAAACGGTAAAAGCGTTAATCCCTAAATATTTGACCAAATAATCACGAGAGAATGTTCGCGTTAATAATTCTGGGCGATCAACTTCAGCTAAAAATAAGTTACCAGAGAAGATCATCACAGATAACGTGGAGATAGCAAATGCCATCCGCGCGCGAACGGGACGATCATCCATCTTAATCTTTTTAGCAAATAACATGGCAACAAGTACCAAGATATCAACGAAGTAAAGTAAATCATAAGGGCGGAACAAGCGAATGGCACTTTCACCTAAACCGCTAGCAACTTTACCAGCTCCAAGCATGGTATTAATTGTGATAAAGTCGGTGAATTCACGGTAATATGAAACGTTAGCAAAAAGCAATAACGACATCAAAAAGTAAATCACCATCATAGTTATATAAGAAGCTTTTGTGCGTCTGACATATAATGCAATGGACAACAAGAATAAAGTTGTCGCGATTGGATTAATGAATAAGATGAAGTATTGACGCATACTTTCAATGCCTAAGTTAAAATCAACAAAATAGGCAAAAATGTTTTTGGCCCAAAAAAGAACGGCTAATAAGGTAAAGAAGCCCAGCCGTTTATTTAAGAAAGCGGGAGTTTTAATATTTTTCACTGTTTTATCCTTCCTTTTCCAAGTCTGCTTTTGCAAGCTGTAATGAAAAAATGAAAATATACACTGTTTACATTTTACTAATCTGATTTTTTTCTGTCAATTGAAATTGTGATAAGGCCAATTAATTAAGTAATTCTTTAACTTCATAAAGCACAGACAAATGCTGTTATTTTTGCTATACTTTTTTTGAAAGAAGAGCAGGTGAAAGTATGAAAATTCAAATGAATAAATTCGGCGTTAAAAAATTACGCCAACACTATCCATTAATTCAAGCAGATGATATTGCCACAGATCTAAAAATGAAATCCGGCTGGGTGGACTTTATGGATCAAAAAGGCAATTTTTTGGCCAAGGGGTATCTTGGTAAACAAAATAAAGGTATCGGTTGGGCGCTAACTTGGCAAGAAGAAGCCATTGATCACAGGTTTTATACTCAGGTATTTGCTAAAGCCAAGGCAATTCGCCAAGCATTTTTTAATGACGAAAAAACGACGGCATTTCGCATTTTTAATGGTGAAGGTGATGGGCTAGGGGGGATTACAATCGAGTGGTATGACCATTATGTTGTTTTTTCTTGGTACAACGATACTTTATATGAAGAAAAAAATAAAATTGTCGCTGCCTTTAAAGAAATTTATCCGGAAGTTTTAGGCGCCTATGAGAAGATTCGCTTTCACAGTGAGCTGCCAGAATCGCAACATGTATATGGCAAAAAAGCACCAGAACCGTTAATTGTAAAAGAAAATTCTGTCAATTTTGCGACCTATTTAAACGAAGGGTTAATGACAGGAATCTTTTTAGATCAGCGACAAGTACGGGGCCTTTTAGTAGATGGTCTAGCAGCTGGAAAAACGGTTTTAAATATGTTTAGTTATACAGGAGCATTTTCAATCGCGGCAGCTATGGGGGGAGCGCTTCATACAACAAGCGTTGATTTGGCCAAGCGTAGTTTGCCAAAAACAAGGGAGCAATTTGAGGTAAATGGACTTGACTTAGCAGCACAAAAAATTCATGTGATGGACGTTTTCAATTATTTTTCCTATGCTTTAAAAAAAGGGTTGAAATACGATGTAATTGTCTTAGATCCGCCAAGTTTTGCCCGCAATAAAAAACAGGTTTTTAAAGTAAAAAATAATTACGGTCAGTTAATTGCTGACAGTCTGCCAATTTTGACGGATGAAGGAATCATCATCGCCTCTGCCAATACGGCTAATGTTACCTTAGAGAAATTCCAGCAGATGATTGAAAAAGAGTTTGTTACTGCCAAGGTTGACTACAAATTATTGGACATCAAACGTTTGCCAGCTGATTTTCATATAAGCCAAACATTTTTAGAGGGCAATTATTTGAAAGTTTTAATTTATCAAGTGAAACAATAACAGACCTCAGTTACGGCTGAGAATGAAAATGAATGTTAAAAGGGGCGAAAAAAATGCAAGTTACGTTAAAAAATGTAACCTTTGGTAAGGGCGTGCCGAAAATTTGTGTGCCACTTACCGGTAAAGATAGTCAAACACTCTTAGCACAAGCACAATTGGCAGCAACTTCAGTTTGTGAAGTAGTAGAATGGCGTGTGGATTATTTTACAGACTTTTCAAATCAAAGCGCTGTATTAGAAGTTTTATCTCATCTTAAGACAGCGTTACAAGATAAAATTCTCCTATTTACTTTCCGAACATTAAAAGAAGGCGGAAAAGCTGACTTATCGTTACGGGAATACCAAAATCTTTATGTTGCGGTAGCCGAAAGCGGCTTGGTTGATATTGTTGATGTGGAATTGGAGCGAGCTGAGTTTTTAGGCCGAGGCTTTTTAAATCAGTTAAAAAAACAAAAAACAGCACTGCTTTTGAGTAGCCATAATTTTGACAAAACGCCAGCTGATGGAGAATTAGTCATGAAATTAGGCGTAATGCGCCAATTTGATGCTGATTTTGGAAAAATTGCGGTAATGCCCCATTCTTTAAAAGATGTATTGCAAATTATGGGCCTTTCTCAAAAAATGCAGGGCTTAGCTAGTGTACCGCTTATTTTAATTGCCATGGGGGATTTAGGTAAAATTACGCGGGTTGCAGGTGAGTTGATGGGGTCAGTCATGACATTTGCCGCATTAGAAGAAAGTTCTGCACCAGGGCAAATCGATATTACAGAAATGTCCCGAATTTTAGCGGCTTTGTCACTAGAGGAGTGAGTTGTTGTGGCAAAAAAGAAAGTAGTTAAAACGAATGCTATTCGCTTGGTGGAGCAAAAAAAGATTGCCTATCATGAGTATTCTTATGAGTGGAGTGAAAATCATTTAGGCGCAGCAGAGGTAGCGACAAAATTAGGTCAAAACCCCGCTCAAGTTTTTAAGACGTTGGTAGCCATCGGCAATAAGACCGGTGTAATTGTCGCAGTAATTCCAGGTAATCATGAGCTGGATTTAAAAAAACTGGCTAAAGCCAGTGGCAATAAAAAAGTTGACATGCTACATTTAAAAGACTTGGAACAAACAACGGGCTATATTCGAGGTGGTTGTTCGCCAATTGGCATGAAAAAGTTGTTTCCAACTTTTATTGATCAAACAGCAAAAACATTTCCTACTATAATAATTTCTGCAGGCAAGCGTGGCTTGCAACTGGAAATTGCTGTGGGGGATTTAGAAGGGTTAGTACAAGGAGAACTTGTTGATTTAATCGAATAGATAAATAACACGATATCAGACTTATCCCGAGTTCAAAAAGTTAGAGCAAAAATCTAACAGCTTGAGTTTGAGATTTTTACACACCTGACATCGTGTTTTTTTGTAAGCCATCAGAAAAGTATGAAGTTTTCACATGAATAAATCACCTGATGACAACAGGTTGTTTATGTCTAGTTTTGCAAACGACCTCTTTTTTTCCTTAACTCTCCAAAAATTTCGCACTTATTTTAGCGTTAGGGGAAGTTTACGCACTTTTCTGATTAATATTTTTGCCAGCTGGCAACTTCTGCTGCATTTTTGCCAGCTACATGGCCTGTACATAAAGCAGTTGTAATATTATAGCCACCTGTATAACCGTTGACGTCCAATACTTCACCGGCAAAAAATAGTCCTTGGCAAAGTTTACTTGCTAAAGTTTTTGGAATCACCTCTTTTAAATTTACGCCACCACCAGTAACAAAAGCACGTTCCAGTGCAAAAGTACGAATAATGGGAATTTCAAAATTTTTGGCAAGTAAGACTAATTTTTCCAATTGGTCTACGGTCACTTTGTCAGCAGTCATATCATTTAAATCTAATTGATTAAGAAAAAATTGCAATAGGCGTTCTGGTAACCACTGTGATAAGGCATTCTTTAAGCTCTTTTTCGTTTCCAATCGTAAGGATAAGTCCGCTAACAGCTCTGCATTGGTTTGTTTAGGAAAACAATCCAAGCAGACTGGAACATGTGGGGCGCCGTTACGCAGTTCTTGATTTATTGCATAGGAACAGCGAAGAGCAGCTGGACCAGAGAGACCAAAATGCGTAAAAAGTAAATCCATTGTATGACTCGTTACAATTTTTTTGCCCGCTAAAACACTTAATTTAACGTCTTGTAAGGATAGACCCTGCAAAGTTTTGCTTTGAATAAATGCAGCATCTGAAATTAATGGAGCCTCAGTTGGAAAAAGAGGGGTAACCGTATGTCCGCAGGATTTGGCCATTTTATAACCATCCCCGGTAGAACCAGTTCCAGGATAGGTTTTACCGCCAGTTGTAATAATGATACAAGGTGCGTTAAATTCTTCTTTATCACAACGAATCCCATAAACTTGTGTGTCATCATGAACCAACTTGGTAACGCTAGTATTAGTTAAAACGGTAACGTGAAGGCGTTTTAACTCTTCATATAAGGCATCGACAATTGTTTTAGCGCGGTCGGTAACAGGAAATACCCGTCCGTGATCTTCTTCTTTTAGCGCTACATTGCGACTGCTAAAAAATTCCATAATATCAGTATTGTTCCATTGTGCAAAGGTACTATATAAAAATTTTCCGTTACCCGGAATGTGGGTAATTAAATCATCAACGGGGCGATTATTTGTCACATTACAGCGACCGCCGCCGGTTAAGAGCATTTTTTTACCCAGGCGTTTGTTTTTTTCTACTAATAAAACTTCTGCATCATTTTCAGCTGCACTAATGGCAGCCATCATGCCAGCCGGCCCTGCTCCGATCACAATTACATCGTAATTTTTTTCCATGATTTCACCTCTGGCAAAAGTGTAGCATAGTTTTTAAGTTTGTTCTATTATCAAATAATTCTGACGATAAGGACGTTTTTTGGTAAAATAAAAACGTGACAAATATTTTACTTGGAGGGAAATTATGACAAACGCAAAAGAGTATATTCAACAAGTCCAACAAAGTCTTCACGAAAAAGATCGTGATCAAACAGAATTTTTACAAGCTGTAGATGAATTTTTCTCAACCATTGAGCCTTTTTTAGCAGAACATGATGAGTATCAAAAAAATAATTTGCTACAATTGATTACGTTGCCAGAACGCGTAATCCAATTTCGTGTACCGTGGCAAGACGACAACGGAAATTGGCAAGTAAACCGTGGTTACCGGATTCAATTCAACTCGGCGTTGGGACCATATAAAGGTGGCTTGCGTTTTCATCCAAGTGTGAATTTAAGTATTTTAAAATTTTTAGCTTTCGAACAAATTTTTAAAAATAGTTTGACAGATTTGCCAATCGGTGGTGGTAAAGGCGGTGCTGATTTTGATCCTAAAGGTAAATCTGATAATGAGATCATGCGTTTTTGTCAAAGTTTCATGACAGAACTTGCCAAACACGTTGGCCCAGATACAGATGTTCCAGCTGGAGATATTGGTGTTGGCGCTAGAGAAATTGGTTACTTGTTTGGCCAATATAAACGCTTAAAGCAATACGATGCTGGGGTTTTAACTGGAAAACCCTTGGAATTTTGGGGAAGTAAGGGGCGGACTGAAGCAACCGGTTATGGTGTCGTTTATTATGTCAAACATTTATTAGAAGATAAAAAAGACAGCTTTAAAGATAAAACAGTTATTGTTTCAGGGAGCGGAAATGTAGCGATTTATGCGATTGAAAAGCTAATGGAACTTGGTGCAAAAGCCGTGACTGTCTCTGATTCTAGTGGCTATGTTTATGATCCAGAAGGCATTGACTTAGACTTATTAAAAGAGGTCAAAGAAGTTCAGCGGGAACGTTTAACAGCTTATGTTAAAAATCGTTCGAATGCGCAATATTTTGACGGAGAATCAGTCTGGGATAGTGAAGTTAAAGCAGATATTGCCCTACCATGTGCTACGCAAAATGAAATTGATATTAAAAAAGCAAAATTAATGGCTGATAATGGCGTGAAGGTAGTCGCAGAAGGTGCCAATATGCCATGTACGATGGAAGCTGCGGAATATTTTATTGAACAAAATATTTTCTATTGCCCAGGCAAAGCAGCTAACGCTGGCGGGGTAGCCGTTTCAGCGTTAGAAATGGCGCAAAATTCACAACGCCAACAATGG
The DNA window shown above is from Enterococcus montenegrensis and carries:
- a CDS encoding class I SAM-dependent rRNA methyltransferase → MKIQMNKFGVKKLRQHYPLIQADDIATDLKMKSGWVDFMDQKGNFLAKGYLGKQNKGIGWALTWQEEAIDHRFYTQVFAKAKAIRQAFFNDEKTTAFRIFNGEGDGLGGITIEWYDHYVVFSWYNDTLYEEKNKIVAAFKEIYPEVLGAYEKIRFHSELPESQHVYGKKAPEPLIVKENSVNFATYLNEGLMTGIFLDQRQVRGLLVDGLAAGKTVLNMFSYTGAFSIAAAMGGALHTTSVDLAKRSLPKTREQFEVNGLDLAAQKIHVMDVFNYFSYALKKGLKYDVIVLDPPSFARNKKQVFKVKNNYGQLIADSLPILTDEGIIIASANTANVTLEKFQQMIEKEFVTAKVDYKLLDIKRLPADFHISQTFLEGNYLKVLIYQVKQ
- the aroD gene encoding type I 3-dehydroquinate dehydratase, whose translation is MQVTLKNVTFGKGVPKICVPLTGKDSQTLLAQAQLAATSVCEVVEWRVDYFTDFSNQSAVLEVLSHLKTALQDKILLFTFRTLKEGGKADLSLREYQNLYVAVAESGLVDIVDVELERAEFLGRGFLNQLKKQKTALLLSSHNFDKTPADGELVMKLGVMRQFDADFGKIAVMPHSLKDVLQIMGLSQKMQGLASVPLILIAMGDLGKITRVAGELMGSVMTFAALEESSAPGQIDITEMSRILAALSLEE
- the ybaK gene encoding Cys-tRNA(Pro) deacylase gives rise to the protein MAKKKVVKTNAIRLVEQKKIAYHEYSYEWSENHLGAAEVATKLGQNPAQVFKTLVAIGNKTGVIVAVIPGNHELDLKKLAKASGNKKVDMLHLKDLEQTTGYIRGGCSPIGMKKLFPTFIDQTAKTFPTIIISAGKRGLQLEIAVGDLEGLVQGELVDLIE
- a CDS encoding BaiN/RdsA family NAD(P)/FAD-dependent oxidoreductase; this encodes MEKNYDVIVIGAGPAGMMAAISAAENDAEVLLVEKNKRLGKKMLLTGGGRCNVTNNRPVDDLITHIPGNGKFLYSTFAQWNNTDIMEFFSSRNVALKEEDHGRVFPVTDRAKTIVDALYEELKRLHVTVLTNTSVTKLVHDDTQVYGIRCDKEEFNAPCIIITTGGKTYPGTGSTGDGYKMAKSCGHTVTPLFPTEAPLISDAAFIQSKTLQGLSLQDVKLSVLAGKKIVTSHTMDLLFTHFGLSGPAALRCSYAINQELRNGAPHVPVCLDCFPKQTNAELLADLSLRLETKKSLKNALSQWLPERLLQFFLNQLDLNDMTADKVTVDQLEKLVLLAKNFEIPIIRTFALERAFVTGGGVNLKEVIPKTLASKLCQGLFFAGEVLDVNGYTGGYNITTALCTGHVAGKNAAEVASWQKY
- the gdhA gene encoding NADP-specific glutamate dehydrogenase, translated to MTNAKEYIQQVQQSLHEKDRDQTEFLQAVDEFFSTIEPFLAEHDEYQKNNLLQLITLPERVIQFRVPWQDDNGNWQVNRGYRIQFNSALGPYKGGLRFHPSVNLSILKFLAFEQIFKNSLTDLPIGGGKGGADFDPKGKSDNEIMRFCQSFMTELAKHVGPDTDVPAGDIGVGAREIGYLFGQYKRLKQYDAGVLTGKPLEFWGSKGRTEATGYGVVYYVKHLLEDKKDSFKDKTVIVSGSGNVAIYAIEKLMELGAKAVTVSDSSGYVYDPEGIDLDLLKEVKEVQRERLTAYVKNRSNAQYFDGESVWDSEVKADIALPCATQNEIDIKKAKLMADNGVKVVAEGANMPCTMEAAEYFIEQNIFYCPGKAANAGGVAVSALEMAQNSQRQQWSKEEVDRQLDAIMLNIYQNCRDTAERYGKKDNLMMGANIAGFAKVAKAMLAQGLV